A stretch of Endozoicomonas sp. SCSIO W0465 DNA encodes these proteins:
- the rimI gene encoding ribosomal protein S18-alanine N-acetyltransferase → MTKPSPTFRPMQETDLEQINAVEQLSAEHPWRTAHFSDSLTSGYTCELAVLGNQVVGHCVMMMAAGEASILILTVDKPFQRRGIGRQLLQHMVKKAAQSDCKTILLEVRRSNIKAFNLYLDEGFSEIGIRKNYYPTSKGWEDAIVMAMELETFLD, encoded by the coding sequence ATGACAAAACCATCACCCACTTTTCGCCCCATGCAGGAGACTGACCTGGAACAGATCAATGCTGTGGAGCAGCTGTCAGCAGAACACCCCTGGCGAACAGCGCATTTTTCCGACAGCCTGACATCAGGCTATACCTGTGAGCTGGCTGTGCTTGGTAACCAGGTGGTAGGACACTGCGTTATGATGATGGCCGCCGGAGAAGCCAGCATTCTTATCCTGACAGTGGACAAACCTTTTCAAAGGCGAGGTATAGGTCGACAACTGCTGCAACATATGGTCAAGAAAGCAGCACAGTCTGACTGCAAAACGATATTGCTTGAAGTGCGTCGCTCCAACATCAAAGCCTTCAACCTTTACCTTGATGAAGGCTTTAGCGAGATCGGGATCAGAAAAAACTACTACCCCACAAGCAAGGGCTGGGAAGATGCCATCGTCATGGCAATGGAGCTTGAAACATTTCTCGATTAA
- a CDS encoding GIY-YIG nuclease family protein, with translation MIIFTVTNKTTSQVYVGSTRNDLVDQWEKMVAAAEQNLDYPLYQEIRVHGRDGFVVEEWDFVDDRNELNTLEQEAIETLDARSLRGYKTSTVKIQPKKKTRARKSNFEKELASIFTDFDGDMDDFDEISPEPKKQTEEKTAAPQQPIPAKLLTEATTDRTRPSETNRDISATQENTAEPQKEKRAAKPENGSQVNAVVQMNHICLSDDISVQLEAIQAAANAVLSGDNNAVELLNSKPAAPAAVEAVEQPEPVKAAKPEIIIEPRL, from the coding sequence TTGATTATCTTCACCGTCACCAACAAAACAACCTCTCAAGTCTATGTTGGGTCAACCCGCAATGACCTGGTTGACCAATGGGAAAAAATGGTGGCTGCAGCCGAGCAGAATCTTGACTACCCGCTGTACCAGGAGATTCGTGTACACGGCAGGGACGGTTTTGTTGTTGAAGAGTGGGATTTTGTAGATGACCGCAATGAGCTTAACACACTTGAACAGGAAGCCATTGAAACGCTGGACGCTCGCAGCCTCCGGGGCTACAAAACCAGTACCGTAAAGATTCAGCCCAAAAAGAAAACACGGGCCCGCAAGTCCAATTTTGAAAAAGAACTTGCCAGCATCTTTACCGATTTCGATGGCGACATGGATGACTTTGATGAAATCTCTCCAGAGCCCAAAAAGCAGACTGAAGAGAAAACTGCTGCGCCACAACAGCCCATCCCTGCGAAGCTGCTGACTGAGGCGACTACTGATCGCACCAGACCATCGGAAACCAACCGGGATATCTCTGCTACGCAGGAAAATACAGCAGAACCCCAGAAAGAGAAGCGGGCAGCAAAACCAGAAAACGGATCTCAGGTTAATGCCGTTGTTCAAATGAACCACATCTGTCTCAGCGACGATATTTCGGTCCAGCTTGAAGCCATTCAAGCTGCAGCCAACGCCGTCCTTTCAGGAGACAACAATGCGGTTGAACTCCTCAACAGCAAACCAGCCGCTCCTGCAGCTGTCGAGGCCGTTGAGCAGCCTGAGCCAGTAAAAGCCGCTAAGCCAGAGATCATCATTGAGCCTCGACTTTAG
- a CDS encoding transposase, with translation MTKFEMVAMLTSDHQVILRELASYTTFLAGALSSTAVPTFCELLFGCMLSADGFVTQALLTIDFHCVWSSYHHWLSQGKWQWKNLARHLIRLVCSKAPENQPVVLGLDDWVIERFSDKAPACRTHHQHSKKRNRPTYIWGQCWVSLAIIFERAADEVFTAIPVISFPTPASGNTSKLKIAVAMLRVVRNEVKDRVLRLLTDCWYMNWTLIKPALEMNIEVVGQIPSNRALYALPPAPTVKKRGRPKKYGIKMTTEQVKKLPEEKATVWMYGKFRKIRYRTLICRARFLKGREVRVVWSRFENDKGLTESRIFISTNPELEGLEVLRAYSRRWPVEPMFHQLKHAFGCCHLWQQKLRTLLRWMHLKMAGYALLQLLTVCKNQACLNISRIPWRSPDTTTAGMMKIALSGIIPRFSIRKGWNRYKQKYEFNFRDLIDQLIPDNSEAA, from the coding sequence ATGACGAAATTCGAGATGGTTGCCATGCTCACTTCAGATCATCAAGTAATCCTCAGGGAGCTCGCTTCATATACAACCTTTCTTGCTGGAGCGCTATCATCAACTGCAGTACCAACGTTCTGCGAACTGCTGTTCGGTTGCATGCTTTCAGCCGACGGCTTTGTTACACAGGCGTTGTTAACAATTGATTTTCATTGTGTGTGGAGCAGCTACCACCACTGGCTATCTCAGGGCAAGTGGCAATGGAAGAACTTGGCACGCCACTTGATCCGTCTGGTCTGCTCCAAAGCTCCTGAGAATCAACCTGTGGTCCTGGGGCTTGATGACTGGGTAATCGAACGGTTTTCCGACAAAGCCCCTGCTTGTCGTACACATCATCAACACAGCAAGAAACGCAATCGGCCGACGTACATCTGGGGGCAGTGTTGGGTTTCCCTGGCCATCATATTTGAGCGGGCTGCAGATGAAGTATTTACCGCCATACCGGTGATCTCATTTCCGACACCAGCTTCAGGTAACACCAGCAAACTGAAAATTGCCGTGGCCATGCTCAGGGTGGTACGCAATGAAGTGAAGGATCGAGTGCTACGCCTGCTAACCGATTGCTGGTATATGAACTGGACACTGATAAAGCCAGCTCTGGAAATGAACATAGAAGTTGTTGGTCAGATACCTTCAAATCGGGCCCTCTATGCTTTGCCGCCAGCACCCACCGTAAAGAAGCGAGGGCGCCCAAAAAAGTACGGCATCAAGATGACGACAGAACAGGTTAAGAAACTGCCGGAAGAAAAAGCAACAGTATGGATGTACGGCAAATTTCGCAAAATACGTTATCGTACCCTGATCTGTCGCGCCAGATTCCTTAAAGGTCGTGAAGTACGCGTCGTCTGGAGTCGCTTTGAAAATGACAAAGGTCTGACCGAAAGCAGAATATTCATCTCGACCAATCCGGAACTTGAGGGACTGGAGGTGCTTCGTGCCTATTCCCGGAGATGGCCGGTAGAGCCAATGTTTCACCAACTCAAACATGCTTTTGGCTGTTGCCATTTATGGCAGCAGAAATTGCGAACACTGCTTCGATGGATGCATTTGAAAATGGCAGGCTATGCATTATTGCAGTTATTAACCGTTTGTAAAAATCAGGCATGTCTGAATATTTCTCGGATACCCTGGAGAAGCCCGGATACAACCACTGCAGGCATGATGAAAATTGCTCTTTCAGGAATTATTCCGAGGTTCTCTATTCGCAAGGGCTGGAACAGATATAAGCAAAAATATGAGTTCAATTTTCGCGATCTGATCGACCAGTTAATACCGGATAATTCAGAAGCAGCATAA
- a CDS encoding NCS2 family permease — translation MSGRDFLENYFDLKAHGTNVKTEVIAGFTTFMTMAYILVVNPLILKDAGMDFGAVFTATTLSAIIGTLVMAVWAKLPFALAPGMGLNAFFAYGVVLGMGYSWQMALTAVFLEGIIFLILTAFNIREAIVNSVPLSLKKAVSCGIGLFIAFIGLQNAGIVEANPATLVAVGSLTDPKPLLALIGILVTGILLVKNVRGALLIGIIATTLIGFPLGVTSMPDFSNGLTPPDISPILFQFQWDQLFTTDMAIILFTFLFVDMFDTVGTLVGVSTKANMLNEKGEVPNCKQALFADAVATTAGACLGTSTVTTFVESATGVTAGGRSGLTALVVAGLFLVALFLSPLFLMVPGAATTPALVLVGLFMMSPIKDIDLDDFSESIPAFLTLLFMPMTYSIAEGIIIGMLSYIILKLLSGNYRQVPVASYIVGSLCLAKIIM, via the coding sequence ATGTCTGGCAGGGATTTTCTAGAGAATTATTTTGACCTGAAAGCTCATGGCACGAATGTCAAAACCGAGGTGATTGCTGGCTTCACCACATTCATGACCATGGCCTATATTCTGGTGGTCAACCCTCTGATTCTTAAAGATGCCGGCATGGATTTTGGCGCTGTATTTACCGCCACCACCCTCTCCGCAATCATCGGTACTCTGGTGATGGCAGTATGGGCAAAGCTGCCTTTTGCTCTGGCTCCGGGAATGGGGTTGAATGCCTTTTTTGCTTACGGTGTCGTCCTTGGCATGGGTTACTCCTGGCAAATGGCGCTGACTGCAGTGTTTCTTGAAGGTATCATCTTCCTGATTCTGACCGCTTTCAATATCCGTGAGGCCATTGTTAACAGTGTTCCACTCAGCCTGAAAAAAGCTGTTTCCTGCGGTATTGGCTTGTTTATCGCCTTTATTGGCCTGCAAAATGCCGGTATTGTCGAAGCAAACCCGGCGACGCTGGTTGCAGTGGGTTCATTGACTGATCCAAAGCCACTGCTGGCTCTGATTGGTATTCTGGTTACCGGTATCCTGCTGGTTAAAAATGTCCGCGGCGCGCTGCTGATTGGTATCATCGCTACCACCCTGATCGGCTTCCCTCTTGGCGTCACGTCTATGCCTGACTTCAGCAACGGCCTGACACCTCCAGATATTTCTCCGATCTTATTCCAGTTCCAGTGGGATCAGCTGTTCACCACAGATATGGCTATTATTCTGTTCACCTTTCTGTTTGTGGATATGTTCGACACAGTAGGCACCCTGGTCGGCGTATCGACCAAGGCCAATATGTTGAATGAAAAAGGTGAAGTGCCGAACTGCAAGCAGGCTCTGTTCGCTGATGCCGTAGCGACCACTGCCGGTGCTTGCCTGGGTACCAGCACCGTAACCACATTCGTGGAAAGTGCTACCGGTGTGACCGCTGGCGGTCGCTCCGGGCTGACAGCCCTGGTCGTGGCTGGCCTGTTCCTGGTTGCCCTGTTCCTGTCGCCCCTGTTCCTGATGGTACCCGGTGCGGCAACTACTCCCGCCCTGGTGCTGGTTGGCCTGTTTATGATGTCCCCCATCAAGGATATCGATCTCGATGACTTCAGTGAATCCATACCGGCATTCCTGACCCTGCTGTTTATGCCAATGACCTACAGCATTGCTGAAGGCATCATTATCGGTATGCTCTCTTACATCATACTGAAGCTGTTAAGTGGCAACTATCGCCAGGTACCTGTTGCTTCCTATATTGTTGGCTCGCTGTGTCTGGCCAAGATCATTATGTAA
- the trmA gene encoding tRNA (uridine(54)-C5)-methyltransferase TrmA yields MSLPTVQPERYQEQLAEKASSICSEFAEFDIPELELFRSRPDHYRMRAEFHVWHEGVHCYYRMFDPQTRQPFEVTSFPSGSETINRLMMPLIETIIASSHLKKRLFQVEFLTTQTNEALVSLIYHRQLDELWREEATALQEQFGIRVIGRARKQKLVLDKDYVTETLTVDGKTFQYTQVENSFTQPNAGVNEHMLAWAGRTSKEITSDNSSDLLELYCGNGNFTCVLAGYFTRVLATEMAKTSVHSARENFKLNGVENVEIARLSSEEFTQAMNKERAFRRLSTIDLDSYHFSTILVDPPRAGLDEGTEKLVQNFDNIMYISCNPETLKKNLSTICQTHRIEKIALFDQFPYTHHAEMGVHLIRK; encoded by the coding sequence ATGTCCCTACCAACAGTCCAACCCGAAAGGTATCAAGAGCAACTGGCAGAAAAAGCCAGCAGCATTTGCAGTGAGTTTGCCGAGTTTGATATTCCTGAACTGGAACTTTTCCGCTCCAGACCAGACCATTATCGGATGAGAGCAGAGTTTCATGTCTGGCATGAGGGAGTCCACTGCTACTACCGGATGTTCGACCCACAAACCAGACAACCCTTTGAAGTCACCTCTTTTCCCAGTGGCTCCGAAACCATTAACCGGCTAATGATGCCCTTGATAGAAACCATCATTGCCAGTAGCCATCTAAAAAAACGGCTTTTTCAGGTTGAGTTTCTAACTACACAGACCAACGAAGCCCTGGTTTCACTAATTTACCATCGGCAACTGGATGAGCTATGGAGAGAAGAAGCAACTGCACTCCAGGAGCAGTTTGGTATTCGTGTTATTGGACGTGCCCGTAAACAGAAACTGGTACTGGACAAAGACTATGTCACCGAAACACTGACTGTGGATGGCAAAACATTCCAATACACCCAGGTAGAAAACAGCTTTACCCAACCCAATGCCGGAGTTAATGAGCATATGCTAGCCTGGGCTGGTCGAACCTCAAAAGAGATCACATCAGACAATAGCAGCGATCTACTGGAACTTTACTGTGGGAACGGAAATTTCACCTGTGTACTTGCCGGATATTTTACCAGGGTGCTGGCTACCGAGATGGCAAAAACCTCGGTACATTCGGCTCGGGAAAACTTTAAACTGAACGGTGTGGAGAATGTTGAAATCGCCCGTCTATCCAGCGAAGAGTTTACTCAAGCCATGAATAAGGAACGTGCATTTCGCCGCCTGAGCACAATCGATCTGGATAGTTATCATTTCTCTACCATTCTGGTTGATCCACCACGGGCAGGTCTTGATGAAGGAACCGAAAAGCTGGTGCAGAATTTCGACAATATTATGTATATTTCCTGCAACCCCGAAACACTCAAAAAAAATCTGTCAACCATTTGCCAGACCCATAGAATTGAAAAAATCGCCCTGTTTGACCAGTTTCCATACACTCATCACGCTGAAATGGGCGTTCATCTGATTCGGAAATAG
- a CDS encoding CDP-glycerol glycerophosphotransferase family protein: MKNYKLKYLPASIILSVFWLIFAPTSYSSDADYIKTAVLFVAYDQGESNAFLRIQERLKNSNIPYRILAMGHAAEIFKDDPALIPVGQLTHNEALYENRDQPLNQKLVYNLAERISAKIVYTGMASRAQAQIANTWDTRGAKVIAFYDNFDPVDSINYVQPFLEELRYIDEFHVPSKTTALSFQSIASSLGAEVTVTGQPALEDWDRIHEETDIFLLRETLNIHPEQPVVLFAGDYSSSYLQAFQTFIAATRLLPNILFLVSYHPKLDGDLERRIIAAQSDGNVHLLHHGTYSTATISTIASAVIVHKSSVAQQAIYRGKPVIYVADENYQNLMLTEQLAIRASQPEPLAIMINAHIMGYRPPAVAENLGIPDVPSRTISKLIIDELRRKSDTKS, from the coding sequence GTGAAAAACTACAAGCTGAAATATCTGCCAGCATCGATCATTTTGTCTGTTTTCTGGCTCATCTTTGCACCGACTTCTTACAGCAGCGATGCAGACTATATAAAAACTGCGGTCCTGTTCGTAGCCTATGACCAGGGTGAAAGCAACGCTTTCCTGCGTATTCAGGAAAGGCTTAAAAACTCAAATATCCCTTATCGGATATTGGCGATGGGTCATGCTGCAGAAATATTCAAAGATGACCCCGCACTGATTCCAGTCGGTCAATTGACCCACAACGAGGCACTTTATGAAAACCGCGACCAGCCGTTAAATCAGAAGCTGGTTTACAACCTCGCTGAGAGAATCTCGGCAAAAATTGTCTATACCGGTATGGCAAGCCGGGCACAGGCACAGATTGCCAACACTTGGGATACAAGGGGCGCCAAGGTCATTGCGTTTTACGATAATTTTGATCCGGTTGATTCCATTAATTATGTACAGCCTTTTTTAGAAGAGCTGAGATACATTGACGAGTTCCATGTCCCCAGTAAAACAACGGCCCTCAGCTTTCAGAGCATCGCATCATCCCTCGGGGCAGAAGTAACCGTTACAGGACAACCTGCTCTGGAGGACTGGGACAGAATCCATGAAGAGACCGATATTTTCTTATTGCGCGAAACCCTTAATATCCATCCAGAACAACCTGTAGTGTTGTTTGCCGGTGATTACAGCAGCAGCTATCTCCAAGCTTTTCAAACGTTTATTGCAGCAACAAGATTGCTTCCGAATATTCTTTTTCTGGTTTCATACCACCCCAAGCTTGATGGTGACCTTGAGCGCAGGATCATTGCGGCTCAATCAGACGGAAATGTCCATCTGCTACACCACGGCACTTATTCCACCGCAACAATTAGTACCATTGCCTCTGCTGTTATTGTGCATAAATCATCAGTAGCGCAACAGGCCATCTACAGAGGCAAGCCGGTCATCTATGTTGCTGATGAGAATTATCAGAACCTGATGCTGACCGAACAGCTTGCCATTCGCGCATCACAACCAGAACCCCTGGCCATCATGATTAACGCTCACATCATGGGCTATAGACCGCCAGCGGTTGCCGAAAACCTGGGCATACCTGATGTTCCGAGCAGAACCATATCCAAGCTGATCATTGATGAGCTAAGACGAAAATCTGATACCAAATCGTGA
- a CDS encoding vancomycin high temperature exclusion protein has product MLAITVLCNFIVARATNEALYSNLSKLPYNQVGVLLGTSKYSRLGGFNDHYRLRLEAAFQLYKAGKIDYILISGDNSTRFYDEPSTIRRDLLKKGIPAERIYRDYAGFRTLDSVLRAHHVFDLHSFTIISQAPHNKRALYIAMTHEIDAIAYNAGEGHNTDLSNKAREVLARVLAVLEVHFLKTGPKFLGPTIEIGVTPPT; this is encoded by the coding sequence TTGCTGGCAATTACTGTGCTATGCAATTTCATAGTGGCAAGAGCCACCAATGAAGCCTTGTACTCTAACCTGAGCAAACTTCCCTATAATCAGGTGGGTGTTTTGCTAGGCACCAGTAAATACTCGCGTCTGGGTGGATTTAACGACCACTACCGGCTACGGCTTGAGGCAGCCTTCCAACTCTACAAAGCGGGTAAAATTGATTACATTCTCATTAGCGGCGATAACAGCACCCGTTTTTACGATGAACCAAGCACCATCAGGCGAGACCTGCTAAAAAAAGGAATTCCTGCAGAACGAATATATCGGGATTATGCAGGTTTCAGAACGCTCGATTCCGTCCTGAGGGCACATCATGTATTTGATTTGCACAGCTTTACCATTATTTCCCAGGCTCCACACAATAAGCGAGCCCTATACATCGCCATGACTCATGAGATAGATGCCATTGCCTACAATGCGGGAGAAGGCCACAACACCGATCTAAGTAATAAAGCCAGGGAGGTGCTTGCCAGGGTGTTGGCTGTATTGGAAGTACATTTTCTCAAGACAGGTCCAAAATTCCTGGGTCCAACCATTGAGATTGGTGTTACGCCTCCTACCTGA
- a CDS encoding CpsD/CapB family tyrosine-protein kinase produces the protein MIKLPVNYLEIEEIYGNSIGKGLRSVAITSANPEEGCSTLAYALSQRSEVDGKRTLLVEVNMLHPELGDISGHLHTDWLPEPKSADGCIMRSDDKNLDILPAPCDTDVLGFRSLTNMSKLMEHWLENYDAVIFDTSPVNARNRNNIPAESICAIVDGTIMIVMAGVTRQTQFKTALDRLTQHDASLIGVVFNDYRNPRLADEICRETRRLDNWFPNSMQKIRNYIKKSSFFNIDL, from the coding sequence ATGATCAAGCTGCCGGTTAACTATCTGGAGATTGAAGAGATATATGGCAACAGTATTGGCAAAGGTTTGCGTTCTGTCGCTATTACTTCTGCCAACCCGGAAGAGGGCTGTAGTACCCTGGCTTATGCCTTAAGTCAGCGTAGCGAAGTTGATGGTAAGCGAACGCTGCTGGTGGAAGTGAACATGCTGCACCCTGAACTGGGTGATATTTCCGGGCATCTTCATACAGACTGGTTGCCAGAGCCCAAGTCTGCGGATGGATGTATTATGCGTTCGGATGATAAGAACCTGGATATACTACCGGCTCCTTGTGATACGGATGTACTTGGATTTCGCAGTCTTACCAATATGAGCAAGCTTATGGAACATTGGCTGGAAAATTATGATGCTGTGATTTTTGATACCTCCCCGGTAAATGCCAGGAATCGCAATAATATTCCCGCTGAGTCCATTTGTGCCATCGTTGACGGAACAATAATGATCGTTATGGCTGGAGTGACTCGACAAACACAATTCAAAACTGCATTGGATAGACTGACCCAACATGATGCGTCATTGATTGGTGTTGTTTTTAATGATTATCGAAATCCTCGCCTGGCCGATGAAATTTGTCGGGAAACCCGTCGGCTGGACAACTGGTTTCCTAATAGCATGCAAAAAATCAGAAATTATATAAAAAAATCTTCTTTCTTTAATATTGATCTATAG